From the Neobacillus sp. PS3-34 genome, the window CGCAAACCCTCATCAAGAAACCATTGATAAGAAGAGGTTTGGATTTCAATAAGATTTGGTAATTCTAAAACTTCACTGATTCGCGCGTAACTTCTTCGTTGGCGGTGTCGTCCATACTGAACTAGTTGACCTGTCAACTGATTCACCCCTCAAATCAAGCGTTATAATTTAAATCTATTTGCGTCTTTTGGAAAGAAAAAGAAAACTCCCATAAGACAAAAAGAAAAAGGGTTTTTTTACTCAAAAACCACATTTTCACATTTTTGACTATTATTTTGTCATCTTTTCCGTCTTTCCCCACTTTTATACAAGAAAAAAGGTTAAAAAAGGGAATAAACAGGAAAATATTATGTTGGCATTTTACAATGTTAACATAGCGACATTTCACAGTCAATCTTTTTTAGCTTTAATGATAAAATAGCCCTTCTCTTTATCAACAATTTCCACTTCAGCAAACATCTCTGATAGTTTTTCTACAGCAGAAGGAGCTCCCTGCTTTTTTTGAATAACCACCCACAGTTCCCCGCCTGGTAAAAGGTGCTCATAGCTTTGTTCAAATATTTCATGGACTACCTTCTTTCCTGCACGGATGGGGGGATTTGTCAGGATTGCAGCAAAATCCTTTTCCTTCACTCCGAAAAGCCGGTCACTTTCATAAATCACCACATTGGAAATGTGGTTGATCCCTGCGTTTTCCTTCGCCAGTTCCATGGCACGCTCATTTACATCTACCATATGTACAACACGCGGCACATAGTGTTTTGCAAGTGAAAGTCCAATTGGCCCGTAGCCGCAGCCTACATCTAAAATCTTTCCATCAATGTCAGGCAGCTGAAACGTTTCTATCAGAAGTCGGGAACCAAAATCTACTTCTTTTTTCGAGAAAACCCCATTGTCCGTTTTGAAACGGAATTGAGAATTCAATAGAGTATAGTCCCAGTATTTCGGGTCACTATCTACTTTTTGCGTACGGGAATAGTAATGTTCAGACAATACGCCTCACCTCCGGTGGAGAGTATATTTGAAGGTACAATTGAGGATAAACATTTGAATCGAATTATATTCGAAACACCTGTGAAAAGCAAAAATTTGATTTTTCAGGCAAAAAAAGCCCGCTTATGCAGCGAGCTTTTTTACAGTTAGATTACTTAACTTCAACGTTAGCTCCAACTTCTTCAAGTTTACCTTTGATTTCTTCAGCTTCTTCTTTAGAAACGCCTTCTTTAACAGCTTTTGGAGTGTTGTCAACAAGGTCTTTTGCTTCTTTAAGTCCAAGACCAGTGATTTCACGTACAACTTTGATAACTTTGATTTTTTGGTCGCCTGCAGAAGCAAGAACAACGTCAAATTCAGTTTTTTCTTCAACAGCAGCGCCGCCAGCAGCAGCCATTGCTACAGGAGCAGCAGCAGTTACGCCAAATTCTTCTTCGATTGCTTTTACTAGGTCATTAAGTTCTAAAACAGTCATGCTTTTAACTGCTTCAATGATTTGTTCTTTAGTCATGATTAAGTTCCTCCTTGAAATTTAGGTTAGTTTTTTTTATTTTTTAGGCCGTTAAAATTAACTTACGCGCCTTGTTCTTCTTTTTGTTCTGCAACTGCTTTTGTAACAAGAGCAAGGTTGCGGATTGGAGCTTGAAGTACGCTGAGTAGCATAGAAAGTAAACCTTCGCGAGATGGAAGTTCCGCAAGAGCCTTAACTTCTTCTACAGTAGCGATATTTCCTTCAATCACACCTGCTTTAATTTCAAGAGCTTCATGCTTCTTAGCGAAGTCATTAAGAATTTTAGCTGGTGCTACTACGTCGTCGTTACTGAATGCAATTGCATTAGGACCTGTTAAAGCTTCATTTAAACCTGAAAGCTCAGCAGCATCAGCAGCACGGCGAGACATAGAGTTTTTGTAAACTTTGAAATCGATGCCCGCTTCACGAAGCTGTTTACGAAGTTCAGTAACTTCAGAAACTGTAAGGCCGCGGTAATCAACAACGATAGTTGATTTGCTTGCTTTTAGCTTTTCAGCGATTTCATCAACGATTTGCTTTTTGATTTCAATTACTTTGCTCATCTTTACACCTCCTGTAGTTAGTGCATTCATACCAGGCAAACAAAAACCTCCACATCATAAAGACACGGAGGCAGCATACAATTGAATTGCTTCTATCGTATTACCTCGGCAGGATAATTAAGCCTGAAGGCGCCTGCTGTCTACGGTACAAATGTTATTTTATTTTAAACAACAAAACATATATTACTAAATATAGATTCAGTTGTCAAATGGAATTATTTTACAGAAACAGATGAAGGATCTACTTTAACTCCAGGGCCCATTGTTGAAGTAACTGTAACGTTCTTCATGTAAGTACCTTTTGCAGCAGCAGGCTTCACTTTAAGCATTGTGTCGAAGATAGTGTTGAAGTTTTCAACAAGCTTTTGGTCTTCGAAAGATGCTTTTCCGATAGGAACGTGAATGTTACCAGCTTTATCAACGCGGTATTCTACTTTACCAGCTTTGATTTCATTTACTGCTCTGGTTACGTCAAAAGTAACTGTGCCTGTTTTAGGGTTTGGCATTAAGCCTTTTGGTCCTAATGTACGGCGAAGCTTACCAACTTCACCCATCATGTCAGGAGTAGCAACGATTACATCAAATTCGAACCAGCCTTGCTGGATTTTGTTGATGTATTCTGCATCGCCAACATAATCAGCGCCAGCAGCTTCTGCTTCCTTCACTTTTTCACCCTTCGCGAATACTAAAACGCGTTGAGTTTTACCAGTTCCGTTTGGAAGAACTACTGCTCCACGGATTTGCTGGTCAGCTTTCTTTGGATCTACTCCAAGACGGAAAGCTACTTCTAAAGTTGCGTCAAATTTTGCAAAGTTTGTTTTCTTTGCAAGTTCGATCGCTTCTGCAACAGGATAAGCTTTTGAACTGTCTACAAGCTTTGCAGCTTCTAAAAACTTTTTACCTTTTTTAGCCATTGTTAATTTCCTCCTAGATTGTGGTTTTAGCGGAATAACCTCCCACGAATAAAGGTTGCGAGTGAACAAATCAGCATCGCAACCCCAATCATACAAAAAACAGTTTCGCCTGGATTAGTCTTCGATAACAATACCCATGCTGCGAGCAGTACCTTCAACCATACGCATAGCTGCTTCTACACTTGCTGCGTTAAGGTCAGGCATTTTCTGTTCAGCAATCTCGCGTACCGTACCACGTTTAACTGTTGCTACTTTATTACGGTTAGGCTGGCCTGAACCAGACTGGATTCCAGCTGCTACTTTCAGAAGAACTGCAGCAGGAGGAGTTTTTGTAATAAATGTAAATGAACGGTCTTCAAATACCGTAATTTCAACAGGAATGATTAAACCAGCTTGGTCTGCTGTACGAGCGTTAAACTCTTTACAGAATCCCATGATGTTAACACCTGCTTGACCCAATGCAGGACCAACCGGTGGCGCTGGATTAGCTTTACCAGCAGGGATTTGCAATTTAACAACCTTAATTACTTTTTTAGCCACGAGACACACCTCCTTAAAGTCCGTGATGTGGTAATAGGGGTTTCCCCTCCCACTCAACAAAAGTCTTTATATTAAATAAAGAACTTGATTACAAAAGTTCAGAGCCTCTTTGTCCGAGACATACTGACCTATGAAATATTAACATTTTTTAAAATTGATTTCAAGTTTTTTTACAATATCATTATTTTTTTCTTTAAAACTTGATAACTGCCTAGTCCAAATTCCCAGCGGCCAGTTATTCTAAAACAGCCTTTTATAATTTATCGATTTGTGTGAAATCCAGCTCCACCGGTGTATCACGGCCGAACATATTTACAAGAACCTTGAGCTTTGCTTTGTCCTTGTCCATTTCTTCTATAGAACCGGTAAAATTAGCAAATGGACCTTCCTTGACTTTAACCGTTTCACCGATTTCGAAATTGACGTCAATGCGTCTTTCTTCTACTCCCATGCGCTTGAGGATCATATTAACTTCTTCTGGAAGTAGCGCGGTCGGTTTGGAACCTGATCCTGCGGAGCCGACAAATCCCGTTACACCCGGAGTATTTCGGAC encodes:
- a CDS encoding class I SAM-dependent methyltransferase, giving the protein MSEHYYSRTQKVDSDPKYWDYTLLNSQFRFKTDNGVFSKKEVDFGSRLLIETFQLPDIDGKILDVGCGYGPIGLSLAKHYVPRVVHMVDVNERAMELAKENAGINHISNVVIYESDRLFGVKEKDFAAILTNPPIRAGKKVVHEIFEQSYEHLLPGGELWVVIQKKQGAPSAVEKLSEMFAEVEIVDKEKGYFIIKAKKD
- the rplA gene encoding 50S ribosomal protein L1, with the translated sequence MAKKGKKFLEAAKLVDSSKAYPVAEAIELAKKTNFAKFDATLEVAFRLGVDPKKADQQIRGAVVLPNGTGKTQRVLVFAKGEKVKEAEAAGADYVGDAEYINKIQQGWFEFDVIVATPDMMGEVGKLRRTLGPKGLMPNPKTGTVTFDVTRAVNEIKAGKVEYRVDKAGNIHVPIGKASFEDQKLVENFNTIFDTMLKVKPAAAKGTYMKNVTVTSTMGPGVKVDPSSVSVK
- the rplK gene encoding 50S ribosomal protein L11, translated to MAKKVIKVVKLQIPAGKANPAPPVGPALGQAGVNIMGFCKEFNARTADQAGLIIPVEITVFEDRSFTFITKTPPAAVLLKVAAGIQSGSGQPNRNKVATVKRGTVREIAEQKMPDLNAASVEAAMRMVEGTARSMGIVIED
- the rplJ gene encoding 50S ribosomal protein L10, with protein sequence MSKVIEIKKQIVDEIAEKLKASKSTIVVDYRGLTVSEVTELRKQLREAGIDFKVYKNSMSRRAADAAELSGLNEALTGPNAIAFSNDDVVAPAKILNDFAKKHEALEIKAGVIEGNIATVEEVKALAELPSREGLLSMLLSVLQAPIRNLALVTKAVAEQKEEQGA
- the rplL gene encoding 50S ribosomal protein L7/L12, which codes for MTKEQIIEAVKSMTVLELNDLVKAIEEEFGVTAAAPVAMAAAGGAAVEEKTEFDVVLASAGDQKIKVIKVVREITGLGLKEAKDLVDNTPKAVKEGVSKEEAEEIKGKLEEVGANVEVK
- the nusG gene encoding transcription termination/antitermination protein NusG, yielding MEKNWYVVHTYSGYENKVKANLEKRVESMGMSDKIFRVVVPEEEETDIKNGKKKVVKRKVFPGYVLVEIVMTDDSWYVVRNTPGVTGFVGSAGSGSKPTALLPEEVNMILKRMGVEERRIDVNFEIGETVKVKEGPFANFTGSIEEMDKDKAKLKVLVNMFGRDTPVELDFTQIDKL